Proteins encoded in a region of the Carassius gibelio isolate Cgi1373 ecotype wild population from Czech Republic chromosome B5, carGib1.2-hapl.c, whole genome shotgun sequence genome:
- the LOC127957483 gene encoding uncharacterized protein LOC127957483, translated as MRTGQTKSFLLPELHWIHLLIFFITPITGALTDEDVIKARLGGSASFNFKVTTGMKVILAVWKKCPDQKVFVFSPVYGLEILDNNYAGRISVKSNQDIILDKLQESDFVNYCYELTTFPNGSLQGQNKLEKTTENGAVPIMMISVGCSIGLMVLCAIIIGGVCYKKRKSNTASHPGGPPGSQLSVRMKNKKRPKRLRSQNEEEVENEDLNYMDVN; from the exons ATGAGGACTGGACAAACTAAATCTTTTCTTTTGCCCGAACTTCACTGGATCCATCTGTTGATATTCTTTATAACCCCTATAACAG gGGCCTTGACAGATGAAGATGTGATAAAAGCTCGGTTGGGTGGGAGTGCATCTTTTAATTTTAAGGTTACAACGGGCATGAAAGTAATCCTAGCTGTATGGAAAAAGTGCCCAGACCAGAAGGTTTTTGTGTTCAGCCCCGTCTATGGACTTGAAATATTGGACAACAACTATGCTGGTCGCATTTCCGTaaaatctaaccaggacattatACTGGATAAATTACAAGAGAGTGACTTTGTGAATTACTGTTACGAACTCACCACTTTTCCAAATGGGAGTCTTCAAGGACAAAATAAGCTAGAGAAAACGACAGAAAATG GAGCTGTGCCCATCATGATGATCTCTGTGGGTTGCAGCATAGGTTTAATGGTATTATGTGCAATCATCATCGGAGGAGTTTGCTATAAG AAGAGAAAAAGCAACACTGCGTCGCATCCTGGAGGACCTCCTGGCAGTCAGCTCTCTGTGCGGATGAAAAATAAGAAGCGACCCAAGCGCCTGCGCTCACAGAATGAAGAAGAGGTGGAAAATGAAGACTTAAATTACATGGACGTGAATTGA
- the LOC127957482 gene encoding procathepsin L-like — protein sequence MMLFASLLTLCLSAVFAAPSLNLLQSDSHWHLWKSWHGKNYHEKEDGWRRMVWEKNLKKIELHNLEHSVGKHTYRLGMNQYGDMTNEEFRQAMNGYNHDHNRKSKGSLFMEPSFFEAPQQVDWREKGYVTPIKDQKRCRSCWAFSSTGALEGQLFRKTGKLVSLSAQNLMDCSRPEGNLGCNGGLTDQAFQYVQDNNGLDSEESYPYLGTDDQPCRYDPRYNAANDTGFVDIPSGKEHALMRAVAAVGPVAVAIDAGHESFQFYQSGIYYESECSTEELDHAVLVVGYGYEGADVAGKRYWIVKNSWTEQWGDKGYIYMARDRQNHCGIATSASYPLV from the exons ATGATGTTGTTTGCTTCGCTCCTCACGCTATGCTTGAGTGCAGTGTTTGCTGCTCCAAGCTTAAACCTTTTGCAGTCAGACAGTCACTGGCACCTCTGGAAGAGCTGGCATGGAAAAAACTATCATGAA AAAGAAGACGGCTGGAGACGAATGGTGTGGGAGAAGAACTTGAAGAAAATTGAGCTGCACAACCTTGAGCACTCTGTGGGCAAACACACTTACCGACTTGGCATGAACCAATATGGTGATATG ACAAATGAGGAGTTCAGACAGGCAATGAATGGTTACAATCATGACCACAATCGGAAGTCAAAAGGCTCCTTGTTCATGGAACCCAGCTTTTTTGAAGCCCCTCAACAGGTTGACTGGAGAGAGAAGGGTTATGTTACTCCTATCAAAGACCAA AAACGTTGTCGATCTTGCTGGGCTTTCAGCTCAACTGGTGCCTTGGAGGGTCAGCTGTTCCGCAAAACTGGAAAGTTGGTTTCTCTGAGTGCGCAAAACCTGATGGACTGTTCCAGACCGGAGGGCAATCTAGGCTGTAATGGAGGCCTCACGGACCAGGCTTTCCAGTATGTTCAGGACAACAATGGGCTGGATTCAGAAGAGTCATATCCCTACCTTGGAACA GATGATCAGCCATGCCGCTATGACCCCCGTTATAATGCTGCTAATGACACTGGTTTTGTGGACATTCCCAGTGGTAAAGAACATGCTCTAATGAGGGCTGTTGCTGCTGTGGGTCCTGTAGCGGTTGCCATTGATGCTGGACATGAATCCTTCCAGTTTTATCAGTCTG GCATCTATTATGAGAGCGAGTGCAGCACTGAAGAACTTGACCATGCAGTCCTGGTGGTTGGTTATGGTTATGAGGGTGCTGATGTTGCTGGGAAGAGATACTGGATTGTGAAGAACAG CTGGACTGAGCAATGGGGGGACAAAGGCTACATCTACATGGCCAGAGACCGACAGAACCATTGTGGCATTGCGACATCTGCCAGCTATCCCCTAGTGTAA
- the zdhhc23a gene encoding palmitoyltransferase ZDHHC23-A → MKRERFKPPEPDDPLCCCGDIDQQREYCCCDCEELDDACERLLRGEPDKPDIFSRFISRMAGCLGLPSCAIGPLRVEISVLPPMVLIPGLLRVAAFNCVLGVVVLTVLPGLVLWYYYVTHRRKRRTLFFLSLALFSLAYMYYLFLTEIVPRGDVSNLQLVTATTGMMLTLISLVRTKQGPGFVKSQSLAPGVNSISTTNQNPDIPGDSAPCNGISQSNGEKEGKKKLCPVCRLVRPPRAGHCRICGACVLRMDHHCVWINSCVGQANHRQFILTLLLFLLTSFYGISLVLKSICRRQSLFTAILYCPGVYNQYSTALCFTCVWYSVIITGGLLHLFILQIINVSYNVTEREAQIALRNKTGRRRFCGLVVETGVYSRGFLQNWIQFLTMNTDENGSPLTFTDMV, encoded by the exons ATGAAACGAGAACGCTTTAAGCCCCCAGAACCAGATGACCCTCTGTGCTGCTGTGGAGACATCGACCAGCAGAGAGAGTACTGCTGCTGTGACTGTGAAGAACTCGATGATGCCTGCGAAAG GTTACTAAGAGGAGAGCCGGACAAGCCAGACATCTTCTCTCGTTTCATCTCTCGAATGGCTGGTTGTTTGGGTTTGCCCTCTTGTGCCATAGGACCCCTTCGAGTGGAAATATCTGTCTTGCCTCCGATGGTATTAATTCCTGGCCTGTTGCGAGTGGCAGCATTTAACTGTGTGTTGGGAGTTGTAGTCCTAACTGTCCTACCAGGACTGGTGCTTTGGTATTACTATGTGACTCACAGAAGGAAAAGACGCACATTGTTTTTCCTCAGCTTGGCACTTTTCTCCCTTGCCTACATGTACTACCTTTTCCTTACTGAGATCGTTCCCAGAGGAGACGTCAGTAATCTGCAGCTGGTTACTGCGACGACAGGCATGATGTTGACACTTATCTCCCTTGTGCGCACCAAACAAGGACCAGGCTTTGTCAAATCCCAGTCATTAGCTCCCGGAGTTAACAGTATCTCTACAACCAATCAGAACCCAGACATACCTGGAGACTCTGCCCCCTGCAATGGAATCAGCCAGTCAAATGGGGAAAAGGAAGGGAAGAAGAAGTTATGTCCTGTTTGCCGATTGGTGCGCCCACCAAGGGCAGGGCACTGCAGGATCTGTGGAGCTTGTGTCCTTCGAATGGACCACCATTGTGTTTG GATAAACAGCTGTGTAGGTCAAGCCAATCACAGACAGTTCATTTTGACGCTCCTTCTCTTCCTGCTGACATCGTTCTACGGGATCAGTTTGGTGTTAAAGAGTATATGTCGAAGACAGAGTCTATTCACAGCCATTTTATACTGCCCTGGAGTTTATAATCAATACAG cacAGCGCTGTGCTTTACATGTGTGTGGTACAGCGTGATCATAACAGGCGGTCTGCTCCACCTGTTCATCCTTCAGATCATCAATGTCAGTTACAATGTAACGGAACGCGAAGCTCAGATCGCTTTGCGCAACAAAACTGGTAGACGGCGCTTCTGTGGCCTGGTTGTGGAGACGGGGGTCTATTCACGAGGCTTCCTCCAGAACTGGATTCAGTTCCTCACAATGAACACGGATGAGAACGGTTCCCCTCTCACCTTCACAGACATGGTATGA